GAGCAACGTAAGCGGCAATAGCTCATAAAAATATTAAGACTTAAACTAGCGCCGCATTGAAGGTCATAGCTTACGCCTCGGCGATGCAAAAAAACATAACAACACTAAATATATCAGATAGTTGCAAACACAGGGTGTGGAATCAAATGGCAAAACTTTCGATAATGGATTTAGGCTTTTTTCTGACTGAGACTGACGCAAGCCCCAAACATGTGGGTGGCCTGCTTATGTTTAGCAAGCCCACAGCGGCAGCGGACGACTATGTTGAAAAGCTGGTTGACGAGTATGCCTGCAACATTGATGAAATCCGCGCTCCCTTCAATCAAATCATTCAGTTTTCCGTCTTTAAAGCACCGAGCTGGGAATGTGACAAAAACTTTGATATCAGCAAGCATGTTTTTTATCACACTATAGAAGGTGATGACTTTCGCGACGGTCTTTATGACTTAATTGGTGAGTTACACAGTGTCCGTATGGATCGCAGCCGACCCATGTGGGAAATGCATGTTATTCAAGGTATTGATGACAAGCGTTTCGCACTGTACACCAAGCTGCACCATGCTTATGCCGATGGCGTGACCATGTCATCGTGGCTGGTGAATAGCCTAAGTGAATCTGCGCGAACAAAATCTGTAACACCGATATGGTCAGTTTTACCGCATAAACGCAGGCAAAGTACCGCTGACAGTATCTCAGTCATGAAGGTATTAACGCAGCTCGGCGGCCGCTACACCGATTATATAAAAGCATTTACAGGCCTCAGTAAGCTCAGCGCGCAGCTCGCTTTAGAAACTTTAAACCTAACAAAAAATGCGGTTGCCGTGCCGTTCAGAGCCAATAGTTCCACCCCGCTAACAGGGCAAGTCAGTGCCGGGCGTCAAATCGCCACTGCAGCTGTTGATATGGAGCGAGTGCATCGTCTGCGCAAACTCACTAGATCTACTCTCAATCACATAGCCTTAACGTGTATCGACGGCGCACTGCATCGCTACCTGCAAGATTGCGGAACCGACATCAACGAACCCATCACTATTCAAATGCCGGTGAATTTGCGTAAAAGTGGCGATGATAGCTTGGGTAATAAAATTGGCATAGTGCTTGTCGAACTCGCTAGTAAAACCACCGACCCCTATGAAAGATTGCGTGAAATAGGCTTTACGCTCCGCAATGTACGCTATCAAATTGATGGCGTACCACCGGCATCAGTGATGGCGTATACCGTTCTGCTCGGCGGTGTATCACTGATTGCTGAAGCCCTGAAACTGGGCGACGTACTGCCACCACTAGGTAACACTTTAGTGTCAAATGTACCGGGGCCTGCTAAGGCACTTTACTTAAAAGGAGCAAAACTTGAAGAAATGTACCCGATTAGCGCCTTAACACCGAGCAACCATCTAAATATTACGCTATACAGTTATGACGGCCGTTTACAGTTCGGCTTGGTGGCCACCACTGCCATGCCAAACCTCAATGTTCTTGGCGACTATATACACGATGCATTTGACGACCTAGAAAAGGCCGTTTCTCCATCTTTATTAGCTAACACGAAAAAATAACACCGGAATAGATACCTAAAACTCAAATAAAAACCTGGAGATTTACCATGAGTTATTTTGTCACTGGCGGTACCGGATTTATCGGTAGCGCCCTAATCGAACGTCTCGCCAAGCGCAAAGGCACTATCTACCTCCTAGTGCGCCGCGGTTCAAAACAAAAATACAAAGATCTTCTTGAAAAGAGCGGACTTAGTTCAGACCGCCTAGTGGCGATAAATGGTGATCTATCCAAACCGCGCCTCGGTATTAGCCCCAAAGATATGACAACCCTTAAGGGTTCGGTAAAACACTTCTACCACCTTGCTGCGATTTACGATCTAAAAGCTGACGCGGCGAGCCAAGAGATTGCCAATGTAGAAGGCACTAGAAACGCCATCGCCGCCGCCGAAGCCATGGATGCCAAATGCTTTAACCTAGCTAGCTCTATTGCTGCAGCGGGCTTGTATCGCGGCACCTTCCGTGAAGATATGTTTGAAGAGGCCAAAGGCCTAGAGCACGCGTATTTCCGCACCAAGCATGTCTCAGAGGGTTTAGTGCGTAACGAATGCAAAATACCCTACCGCATATACCGCCCAGCCTTGGTCGTCGGCGATTCTAAGACCGGCCAAATCGACAAGATAGACGGTCCGTATTATTTCTTTAAATTGCTGCAAAGACTTCGTAATCGTATACCGCAGTGGGTACCACTGATCGGCATTGAAGGCGGACAAATGAATATTGTCCCCGTTGACTATGTTGCTGATGCAATGGATTTCTTATCGCACAAGGCTGGCTTAGATGGCCGCTGCTTCCACTTAGTCAATACCGAGTCACAGCTAGTGGGTGAGGTTTTAAATATTTTCTCGAAAGCCGCCCATGCACCCCGCTTTGCAATGCGTATTGATATGCGGATGTTTGCCTTCATTCCAGCATCAATTCTTAATCTAGTGAAAGGGCTGCCACCTGTTCGCAGAATAATAAATGCCATTCTCGCTGATTATCAGATTCCACAAGACGCCGTGAGCTTTATGAATATGCCCACTCGTTTTGATACTCGCGAGACGCTTAAGGCATTGAAAGGCAGCGGAATCGCACCCCCAGCGTTAGAAGACTATGCGCATGTCATCTGGGATTACTGGGAGCGCAATCTCGATCCAGATCTATTTGAAGATCGCTCGCTGCGAGGCAATGTAAAAGACAAAGTTATTGTTATTACCGGCGCGTCATCAGGTATTGGTAAAGCGGCGGCAATTAAATTGGCAGCGGCCGGCGGTAAAGTCGTCTTAGTCGCACGCTCTCTTGAAAAGCTGGAAGAGACTCAAAAGGAAATAGCTGACAAAGGTGGCTCTAGCTATGCTTATAGCTGTGATGTATCCGACTTGGAGTCCTGCGACAAATTAGTCGCCACGGTGCTGGAAAATCATGGCCAGGTGGATGTACTTGTTAATAACGCGGGCCGCTCAATACGGCGCTCACTGGAATTAACGTTTGATCGCTTCCACGACTTTGAACGCACTATGCAGCTGAACTATTTTGGCGCTATTCGTTTAATTATGGGACTGGCTCCGTCAATGCTAGAGCGCAAAGTTGGTCACGTGATTAATATCTCGTCGATTGCGGTCATAGTTGGCACCTCACCGCGCTTTTCGGCATATGCCGCCTCTAAATCGGCTTTAGATGCTTTTTCTAAGGCAGCTGCAGCTGAGTTCTCTGACCGGAATATCGCGTTCACAACGATTAATATGCCACTGGTTAGAACACCGATGATTGGGCCAACATCGATCTATAACTCGGTGCCAACACTGTCTCCGGAAGAAGCGGCAGACATGATTTGTAGCGCCATTATTCGCAGACCGAAACGCATAGCTACGGGCCTTGGCATTACCATGCAAGTCCTTAACGCAATTATGCCAAAGGCGGTGGAGATCACTATGAATATGGTTTTCCGCACATTCCCAGACTCTTCAGCAGCCAAGGGCGACGGTGAAGAAATCAAGACCGAGGCGTCTACCGAGCAAATTGCACTGGCGGCCGTTTTAAAAGGCATTCACGTCTAGGTTCAAGTTCTGGCTTAACATCCACTCAGTCAGTAATAAGCGAGCGAAGCTCGCTTATTACCTAATTGAGCTCCCTTCTTTCTTATTCCGCACAGCTCCTCAATTATTGATCTAGCAATCAAAATCTTCCGTTCACATCAGCATCAAGCTAGCTTGGCTAATTGTATTTTCACTTAAGATAGTTCACCCAATAATGCACAGTAGCGCCTACGGAGTGGATCTTCAGTGGCCTAACTCTGCGAACCTTAATACGGGTAAGGTAAGGACATAAGATGCTAGGACAAACAGCTACGCCGCCTTTTAGCGACACGACGGGAATAACGGGGGGCTCAACGCAAAATTAGCGCCAATCGAGGAGAGTGTATAAAAAGACTTAATGGATACCGCTAAGCGACGCAAGAACCAATGCACCGACTGAAATAGTGGTCACCATAATTAACAAAATACCCAGTAATTTGAGGGGGCGGTATGGCTTACGCTCAACATTGTTATATCCCTGATTCAAAAAGGCGTCTACCTTAGCCTGGTCTTCTGGATACAACTTATTATGTTCGTTTTCCATCATTTCACCACTCGCGATTACAAATGACATTACCCATATACCGGGCAATAAAAAAGGCGGCCCCATTATCGCTGGTTGCCGCCTTATTCTCCAGCTTTACTGCAGTGGCCCCAAATTAGGCCGCATTCTATAGTTAAGCGAAGGCTTCCTCTGGAATATCCATTAAGCTGGCGCTGCCATTGCGAATTGACTCAGTTAAGCCCTTCGCCTGTGGCAGCAAACGCTGAATAAAGAACCGCGCCGTATGCAACTTAGCCTGTCCAAACGCATCACCTTGCTGGCTATCGCCATTTAGGACCGCGCGCGTCATCATCGCCCACATATATGTGTACAGGGTGAAGCCCATAACATGCAGGAACTCGACAGATGCGGCGCCAATGGCATTTGCATCACCGCCTTGGGCTTGTGACAAAACGAACTCGGCTAGCGACTCAAGGTTGTCAACGGACTCATTTAATGGATTTAAGAACTCATCCATACCACTAACCGCGGCGGCTGACGCAGAGAATTCCCGCATTTCAGCAATCAGCACATTGAGATTCCGTCCGCCATTTGCAGCTATCTTACGCCCCATTAAATCAAGCGCCTGAATCCCATTTGTGCCTTCATAAATTTGGCTAATACGCACGTCGCGCACTAATTGCTCCATGCCCCATTCACGAATATACCCGTGGCCACCAAATATCTGCTGGCCCGCAATAGTGCCTTCAAGGCCCTTGTCGGTTATAAAAGCTTTAGCAACCGGAGTGAGTAACTCGACCATTCCATCTGCCTTGGCCTTAGCCTCACCACTAGAAAACTTCGCTTCATCGAGCTGCTTACCAACATAGACTGCAAAGGCGCGACCGGCCTCAACGTAAGCCTTTTGTGTTAACAGCATGCGCCGCACATCGGGGTGCACAACAATCGGATCTGCTGCTGCAGCACTGTTCACTGGGCCAGAAGGCGCCCGGCTTTGAATACGCTCGCGGGCATAAATTGATGACCACTGATAGGCCGCCTCTGCCGCGCTAAGCCCTTGAATACCAACAGACAGGCGCTCGTAGTTCATCATGGTAAACATACCCTGCAAACCACGATTAATCTCGCCAATAAGATAGCCCTGCGCGCCATCAAAATTCATCACACACGTTGCAGAGGCGTTAATACCCATTTTGTGTTCGATGCTACCGCAGTGAACACCGTTATTCTCACCGCTGCTACCGTCGTCATTAACCTTCATCTTCGGAACTAGAAACAAGGAAATACCCTTAGACCCAGCAGGCGCATCCGGCAACTTTGCCAACACCAAATGAATAATATTTTCGGTTAAATCGTGATCGCCACCGGTAATGAAAATCTTGGTGCCACTAATACTGTAGCTGCCATCGGCAAGCGGCTCGGCTTTTGTGCGAATCATGCCTAGGTCGGTACCGGCGTGGCTCTCGGTTAAGCACATCGCGCCTGCCCACTTGCCCGAGTACATATTGGGCAAGAACTTACTCTTTAGCTCTTCTGTCGCATGACTCGATATCGCCAACGCCGCGCCAGAGGTAAGCGTTAAATACAAACCCATCGCGATGTTTGAGGAGTACAGCATTTCTTCAAACAGCAAAACCAACATCTTAGGCATGGTCTGGCCGCCATACTCCGGAGCGCCCGATAATCCACCCCAACCGCCTTCGGCCAATTGGCGAAACGCCTCTGGATAGCCTTTAGGTGTAGTCACAACACCATCAGTCCATTTAACGCCCTCTTCGTGCCCTGATTGGCTAAGCGGCGCCACCAAAGACTCGTTGATCTTTGCGCCTTCTTCGAGGATAGCGTCAGCGAGTTCGCGGTTAACCTCTTCCATTGCGGGCATGGTTTCCCAGAGCTGTTCCGCCTTAAAAACTTCGTGTAAAACGAACTGCATATCACGGAGGGGGGCTTTGTAGTCAGGCATAAATTACTCCTTCTAAATCAGTACGACGGCCATAAGGCCGTCGTTAAGCTATCGAGCAAAAATCATCTAAAACGCGAAGGCGTCTTCAGACATTGCCATCAAACTGTCGGCGCCGTTAAGCATCGCCAATTTATGTGACTCAGTCCTAGGTAAAATTCGCTGATAATAAAAGTGTGCAGTTTGGACCTTCGCTTTAAGGAAAGCATCATCAGCATCGCCGTCTAGGGCAACAGACGCCATACGGGCCCACATATATGCCAAGGACACATAGCCTGCGTACATCAAGTAATCAACCGATGCTGCGCCAACTTCATCTGCATTGCTCATGGCCTTCTCACCTAATTTACCGGTGATATCACCCCACTCCGCATTCAGTGTTGACAGTTTTTCGATAAACGGTGCCATACCAGGCTTATCTTTTTGATCTTTGCAGAATTGGTGAATGACCTTGGTAAACACCATCAACTGCTTGCCGCCACTACCCATTACTTTACGACCAAGTAGGTCCAAAGCTTGAATGCCGGTGGTACCTTCGTAAAGCGTAGCAATCCGTAAATCACGTACGATTTGCTCCATACCCCACTCAGAAATGAAACCGTGACCACCAAATACCTGCATACCGTAATTTGCTGATTCCAGACCGGTTTCGGTCACAAACGCTTTTGCAATTGGCGTTAGCAGTTCAGAAAGCTCTTCCGCTTTACGGCGCTCTTCTTCATCACCAGAGAAGTAAAAGGTATCAACTAGCTGCGCAACCCAATAAATAAATGCGCGACTGCCTTCTGCAAAGGCTTTTTGCGTTAACAGCATACGACGAACATCTGCGTGCACAATTAAGGGATCAGCGGGACCATCCGGATTTTTAGGACCGGTCAATGAACGCATCTGCAAACGATCGCGAGCATAAGCCAGAGCACCTTGAAACGACGCTTCACCGGCAGACAAGCCCTGAAGTGCCGTGCCAAGGCGAGCCGAGTTCATCATGTGGAACATCGCGTTCAAGCCGCGATTTTCTTCACCGACTAAGAAACTTTTGGCGCTATCGAAGTTCATCACACAGGTTGCTGATGCTTTGATACCCATTTTGTGTTCGATACTGCCGCAGTGAACGCCGTTACGCTCACCCACTTCACCGTTCTCGTCTGGCAAGAACTTGGGCACAACGAACAAAGAGATGCCTTTCGTGCCCGCAGGTGCGCCTTCTACACGGGCCAGTACCAGATGGACAATATTCTCCATCATGTCGTGCTCACCACCAGAGATAAAGATCTTAGTCCCGGTTACGTTATAGCTGCCATCGGCATTCATTTCCGCTTTGGTGCGCAATAAGCCAAGGTCAGACCCGCAATGAGACTCAGTCAAGCACATTGTGCCGCCCCAAGTACCATCAGTCATTTTTGGAAGGTAGGTTGCCTGCAGCTCATCGCTAGCATAGGTTTCCAGCAAGCGTGCCGCTGACTGTGACAAGCCGGTGTACATGCCCCAAGACCAACAGGCAGAGCTCACCATTTCAGTCACAACCAAACCGAGGGAGTTAGGCAGACCTTGGCCACCAAACTCAGTATTGGCGGTCATCGAAGTCCAGCCACCCTCGGCAAATTGCTTATAGGCTTCTTTGAACCCGTCCGGCGTAGTCACGCCAGATTCAGACCACGTACAGCCTTGTTGATCGCCAATTTGGTTTAACGGCGAAAGTACATTTTCAGAAAATTTGGCGCCTTCAGAAATGATGGCGTCCATTAAGTCCTCACTTACCTCTTCACGGGTAGCAAGACTGGCAAAGTGTTTATCGCTGTTAAGTACGTCTTTTAGTACAAAATTGATATCGCGAAGTGGAGCTGTGTATTGGGGCATGACAATGACCTCATAAGCAAAAATGTAGCAGATACCTGAATAGGTGCCAATGTTGACAGTGACAACTATAGAGCTTTTATTACGTCATGCAAGTTATTTTAGATTTTCTGGGTTGCGAAAAACCCCTATAAAGTGCCACTTAAGGTCGAGATTCCCAACTATTTCGCTAGCCAAAAAAAACCCCGGAAGACCGGGGTTTTACTATCAACGATTACTTATAGCCAAGTCCAATCAACCGCCACCCAAAAGACCGGTGAGCAAAGTAGCAAGAGAGGCTGGATCAGCTATCAAGCCAGCAATTGCATCGCTTACCGCAGTGGGGTCAGCCAAATCGGTCAG
This portion of the Zhongshania sp. R06B22 genome encodes:
- a CDS encoding SDR family oxidoreductase, whose amino-acid sequence is MSYFVTGGTGFIGSALIERLAKRKGTIYLLVRRGSKQKYKDLLEKSGLSSDRLVAINGDLSKPRLGISPKDMTTLKGSVKHFYHLAAIYDLKADAASQEIANVEGTRNAIAAAEAMDAKCFNLASSIAAAGLYRGTFREDMFEEAKGLEHAYFRTKHVSEGLVRNECKIPYRIYRPALVVGDSKTGQIDKIDGPYYFFKLLQRLRNRIPQWVPLIGIEGGQMNIVPVDYVADAMDFLSHKAGLDGRCFHLVNTESQLVGEVLNIFSKAAHAPRFAMRIDMRMFAFIPASILNLVKGLPPVRRIINAILADYQIPQDAVSFMNMPTRFDTRETLKALKGSGIAPPALEDYAHVIWDYWERNLDPDLFEDRSLRGNVKDKVIVITGASSGIGKAAAIKLAAAGGKVVLVARSLEKLEETQKEIADKGGSSYAYSCDVSDLESCDKLVATVLENHGQVDVLVNNAGRSIRRSLELTFDRFHDFERTMQLNYFGAIRLIMGLAPSMLERKVGHVINISSIAVIVGTSPRFSAYAASKSALDAFSKAAAAEFSDRNIAFTTINMPLVRTPMIGPTSIYNSVPTLSPEEAADMICSAIIRRPKRIATGLGITMQVLNAIMPKAVEITMNMVFRTFPDSSAAKGDGEEIKTEASTEQIALAAVLKGIHV
- a CDS encoding wax ester/triacylglycerol synthase family O-acyltransferase, yielding MAKLSIMDLGFFLTETDASPKHVGGLLMFSKPTAAADDYVEKLVDEYACNIDEIRAPFNQIIQFSVFKAPSWECDKNFDISKHVFYHTIEGDDFRDGLYDLIGELHSVRMDRSRPMWEMHVIQGIDDKRFALYTKLHHAYADGVTMSSWLVNSLSESARTKSVTPIWSVLPHKRRQSTADSISVMKVLTQLGGRYTDYIKAFTGLSKLSAQLALETLNLTKNAVAVPFRANSSTPLTGQVSAGRQIATAAVDMERVHRLRKLTRSTLNHIALTCIDGALHRYLQDCGTDINEPITIQMPVNLRKSGDDSLGNKIGIVLVELASKTTDPYERLREIGFTLRNVRYQIDGVPPASVMAYTVLLGGVSLIAEALKLGDVLPPLGNTLVSNVPGPAKALYLKGAKLEEMYPISALTPSNHLNITLYSYDGRLQFGLVATTAMPNLNVLGDYIHDAFDDLEKAVSPSLLANTKK
- a CDS encoding DUF3094 family protein; protein product: MSFVIASGEMMENEHNKLYPEDQAKVDAFLNQGYNNVERKPYRPLKLLGILLIMVTTISVGALVLASLSGIH
- a CDS encoding acyl-CoA dehydrogenase C-terminal domain-containing protein, yielding MPDYKAPLRDMQFVLHEVFKAEQLWETMPAMEEVNRELADAILEEGAKINESLVAPLSQSGHEEGVKWTDGVVTTPKGYPEAFRQLAEGGWGGLSGAPEYGGQTMPKMLVLLFEEMLYSSNIAMGLYLTLTSGAALAISSHATEELKSKFLPNMYSGKWAGAMCLTESHAGTDLGMIRTKAEPLADGSYSISGTKIFITGGDHDLTENIIHLVLAKLPDAPAGSKGISLFLVPKMKVNDDGSSGENNGVHCGSIEHKMGINASATCVMNFDGAQGYLIGEINRGLQGMFTMMNYERLSVGIQGLSAAEAAYQWSSIYARERIQSRAPSGPVNSAAAADPIVVHPDVRRMLLTQKAYVEAGRAFAVYVGKQLDEAKFSSGEAKAKADGMVELLTPVAKAFITDKGLEGTIAGQQIFGGHGYIREWGMEQLVRDVRISQIYEGTNGIQALDLMGRKIAANGGRNLNVLIAEMREFSASAAAVSGMDEFLNPLNESVDNLESLAEFVLSQAQGGDANAIGAASVEFLHVMGFTLYTYMWAMMTRAVLNGDSQQGDAFGQAKLHTARFFIQRLLPQAKGLTESIRNGSASLMDIPEEAFA
- a CDS encoding acyl-CoA dehydrogenase C-terminal domain-containing protein, whose protein sequence is MPQYTAPLRDINFVLKDVLNSDKHFASLATREEVSEDLMDAIISEGAKFSENVLSPLNQIGDQQGCTWSESGVTTPDGFKEAYKQFAEGGWTSMTANTEFGGQGLPNSLGLVVTEMVSSACWSWGMYTGLSQSAARLLETYASDELQATYLPKMTDGTWGGTMCLTESHCGSDLGLLRTKAEMNADGSYNVTGTKIFISGGEHDMMENIVHLVLARVEGAPAGTKGISLFVVPKFLPDENGEVGERNGVHCGSIEHKMGIKASATCVMNFDSAKSFLVGEENRGLNAMFHMMNSARLGTALQGLSAGEASFQGALAYARDRLQMRSLTGPKNPDGPADPLIVHADVRRMLLTQKAFAEGSRAFIYWVAQLVDTFYFSGDEEERRKAEELSELLTPIAKAFVTETGLESANYGMQVFGGHGFISEWGMEQIVRDLRIATLYEGTTGIQALDLLGRKVMGSGGKQLMVFTKVIHQFCKDQKDKPGMAPFIEKLSTLNAEWGDITGKLGEKAMSNADEVGAASVDYLMYAGYVSLAYMWARMASVALDGDADDAFLKAKVQTAHFYYQRILPRTESHKLAMLNGADSLMAMSEDAFAF